From a region of the Thermofilaceae archaeon genome:
- a CDS encoding alpha-L-arabinofuranosidase C-terminal domain-containing protein has product MEAEILIDATSRVAALNKGIYGQFIEHLGRCIYGGVWVGPTSRIPNVKGFRLDVLNAVREIRPPIVRWPGGNFASSYHWEDGIGPRERRPRRFELAWEAEEPNEFGTCEFIEWARMVGAEPFIVVNAGNGTPEEAARWVEFCNSTRNTHYANLRRQLGYSEPFKVKLWGVGNELYGSWQVGFCEDGEECARRTIEFVNEMKRVDRTIEIVAVGCDYDPQWNIDMVRVAGNYFDYLSVHRYIFTEHQGRSYEELVAWPVEIEEWLKATYHTVQAAKRRYGIRKDIKLAFDEWNVWYPEARPPLLSQNTAVRDAIFTALVLNALQRLSRIVPIACFAQTVNVLPLILTDDEGRILLTPQYFVFKLYSSVQEGDVVRTVCFSPSYTSKEVGTEVQYVDASAVLSGGKLHLFVVNRHPDERVKARVFIRGFEPSAVHHRWISGASVDDRNTFEEPSRVSISETSYAFKGFVELPPHSVNVLTLSPTA; this is encoded by the coding sequence GTGGAAGCCGAGATCCTCATCGACGCTACCTCGAGAGTCGCGGCTCTCAACAAAGGTATCTACGGTCAGTTTATCGAACATCTCGGCCGCTGCATCTACGGCGGCGTTTGGGTAGGCCCCACCTCGAGAATCCCCAACGTGAAAGGCTTCAGACTCGATGTCCTTAACGCGGTTCGGGAGATCAGACCGCCCATAGTTCGCTGGCCTGGAGGGAACTTCGCATCGTCCTACCACTGGGAGGACGGCATTGGCCCTCGAGAACGGAGGCCGAGAAGGTTCGAGCTCGCGTGGGAGGCAGAGGAGCCGAATGAGTTTGGTACGTGCGAGTTCATCGAGTGGGCTCGAATGGTGGGCGCGGAGCCCTTCATCGTCGTGAACGCGGGCAACGGTACGCCTGAGGAAGCAGCGCGCTGGGTGGAGTTCTGCAACTCGACGCGTAACACGCACTACGCGAACCTCCGGAGGCAGCTCGGGTACTCGGAGCCCTTCAAAGTGAAGCTCTGGGGGGTGGGCAACGAGCTTTACGGCAGCTGGCAGGTCGGGTTCTGCGAGGATGGTGAGGAGTGTGCTAGGAGGACGATCGAGTTCGTAAACGAGATGAAGCGCGTGGATCGAACCATCGAGATCGTAGCCGTGGGCTGCGACTACGACCCCCAGTGGAACATCGATATGGTGAGGGTCGCGGGCAACTACTTCGACTACCTATCCGTCCACAGGTACATCTTCACCGAGCATCAAGGCAGGAGCTACGAGGAGCTCGTCGCGTGGCCGGTTGAGATCGAGGAGTGGCTCAAGGCCACCTACCACACAGTTCAAGCGGCCAAGCGCAGGTACGGCATCAGGAAGGACATCAAGCTGGCCTTCGACGAGTGGAACGTGTGGTACCCTGAAGCTAGGCCGCCGCTGCTGAGCCAGAACACAGCCGTGCGCGACGCGATCTTCACCGCGCTCGTCCTGAACGCCCTCCAGCGGTTAAGCAGGATCGTGCCCATAGCCTGCTTCGCCCAGACTGTCAACGTACTTCCGCTCATCCTGACCGACGATGAGGGGCGGATCCTGCTAACACCGCAGTACTTCGTCTTCAAGCTCTACTCGAGCGTCCAAGAAGGTGACGTGGTTAGGACGGTTTGCTTCTCTCCATCCTACACTTCGAAGGAGGTGGGCACCGAAGTGCAGTACGTCGACGCGTCGGCTGTGCTATCGGGTGGCAAGCTGCACCTCTTCGTTGTCAACCGGCACCCCGATGAAAGGGTCAAAGCCAGAGTCTTCATCAGGGGCTTCGAGCCTTCAGCCGTTCACCACAGGTGGATCTCGGGGGCCTCCGTGGATGATAGGAATACGTTCGAGGAACCGTCGAGAGTTTCGATAAGCGAGACTAGCTACGCCTTCAAGGGCTTCGTCGAGCTGCCGCCTCACTCAGTAAACGTCCTAACGCTAAGCCCTACGGCCTAA
- a CDS encoding RsmB/NOP family class I SAM-dependent RNA methyltransferase: MRKVGGPHPIEAIVAEVIATTETRRESLRAVMEEYFKRRPYLSDAKGLARAYAAGVLRTYRLLDEIARQLLGVEPSHMKPFERNLLRALLYEAKFRPASPSRVAGLAARFGLPLGPSDVSRVREVEPEDLARGRGEIASLALVYSQPEWVVEYLVKLLGKREAELLLKAFNRNPVVWLRANTLKIRVEELVKRLSRRGLVTEIDRDLPFMLKVVKGSVSPSRVPEHASGLFYVQDKASALAVYALGGSEQAVDLTAAPGGKASLYHQLYGAEVLALDLRAKRLAVMKGLLERLGAWGVYAINADSTMPPLRAKFKRLIVDPDCSSLGRLGHSPEIRLWIRPEHVMTYSAEQRRLLKAASELLERGGELVYSTCTLTLEENEENVLWAQEALGFELIEFEPYLGLPGKLGAAKARRLYPHLHETVGFFLAKLRKE, translated from the coding sequence GTGAGAAAGGTTGGTGGCCCACACCCGATAGAGGCGATCGTCGCGGAGGTAATAGCGACCACTGAGACGAGGAGGGAGAGCTTGAGAGCGGTCATGGAGGAGTACTTCAAGAGGAGACCGTACCTCTCTGACGCTAAAGGCTTAGCGAGAGCCTACGCCGCAGGCGTCCTTCGCACTTACAGGCTGCTCGACGAGATTGCCCGCCAGCTGCTCGGCGTCGAGCCAAGCCACATGAAGCCGTTCGAGAGGAACCTGCTGCGCGCTCTTCTATACGAGGCAAAGTTCAGGCCTGCGAGCCCGAGCAGAGTTGCCGGCTTAGCAGCGCGCTTCGGCTTACCCCTAGGGCCGAGCGACGTATCGAGGGTTAGGGAGGTCGAACCCGAAGATCTAGCGCGAGGAAGGGGCGAAATCGCCTCGCTGGCTCTCGTGTACTCCCAGCCGGAATGGGTCGTCGAGTACCTCGTGAAACTGCTGGGGAAGCGCGAAGCCGAGCTGCTGCTGAAGGCCTTCAACAGGAACCCCGTTGTGTGGCTGCGCGCCAACACGCTGAAGATTAGGGTGGAGGAGCTCGTGAAGCGTCTTTCGAGAAGAGGGCTTGTAACCGAAATCGATAGAGATCTACCCTTCATGCTCAAGGTGGTAAAAGGGAGTGTAAGCCCCTCCCGAGTACCGGAGCACGCGAGCGGCCTCTTCTACGTTCAGGACAAGGCGTCAGCTCTCGCCGTCTATGCCCTGGGAGGCTCAGAGCAGGCCGTCGATCTAACTGCGGCACCCGGTGGCAAGGCAAGCCTCTACCACCAATTGTACGGCGCTGAAGTTCTGGCTCTCGATCTCCGCGCGAAGAGGCTCGCCGTGATGAAGGGGCTCCTGGAGAGGCTCGGGGCTTGGGGAGTCTACGCTATCAACGCTGACTCCACGATGCCACCGCTCCGTGCGAAGTTCAAGCGCTTGATCGTCGACCCGGATTGCTCGAGCCTCGGAAGGCTGGGGCACAGCCCCGAGATCAGGCTGTGGATCAGGCCTGAGCACGTGATGACCTACTCGGCTGAACAGAGGAGGCTTCTGAAAGCTGCCAGCGAGCTCCTCGAAAGGGGAGGAGAGCTCGTGTACTCCACGTGCACACTGACTCTTGAGGAGAATGAGGAGAACGTGCTCTGGGCCCAAGAAGCACTGGGGTTCGAGCTGATCGAGTTTGAGCCCTACCTGGGTTTGCCGGGAAAGCTCGGAGCAGCCAAAGCGCGAAGGCTTTACCCCCATCTTCACGAAACGGTGGGTTTCTTCCTCGCGAAGCTGAGGAAAGAGTGA
- a CDS encoding ABC transporter ATP-binding protein, with product MIKLENVHFRYPNGPDAIRGITLGIGRGEFIGIIGHSGAGKTTLAKLIAGLLKPTQGRVLIDGLDTRRVPASTLARKVGYVFQNPEMMIFSATIYDEVAFALRNMGLPNDEVTMRVQEALKVVDLNKPLDHSPHTLSFGEKRRLAIACILAMKPEVLILDEPTTGLDYSRSIALFEALSQLHKSGRTVIVITHDTDLLARFASRILVLREGVVVSDSAAEDVLSDVEFLKSQGFIPTQLQFLASKLRVGRPTVEAVAEAIVSRFKVRV from the coding sequence ATGATTAAGCTGGAAAACGTTCACTTCAGGTACCCCAATGGCCCCGACGCTATAAGAGGTATCACGCTAGGGATCGGCAGGGGAGAGTTCATCGGGATTATCGGGCATTCGGGCGCTGGTAAGACGACACTGGCGAAGCTCATAGCCGGCCTCTTGAAACCGACTCAGGGGCGTGTTCTCATCGACGGCCTCGATACGCGGCGCGTGCCTGCCTCGACCCTCGCTAGAAAGGTCGGTTATGTTTTCCAGAATCCAGAGATGATGATTTTCTCGGCCACAATCTATGACGAGGTCGCTTTCGCTCTCAGGAACATGGGCCTGCCCAACGATGAGGTAACAATGAGGGTTCAGGAAGCGTTGAAGGTCGTTGACCTGAACAAGCCCCTTGATCACTCGCCGCACACCTTGAGCTTCGGCGAGAAGCGCAGACTGGCAATCGCCTGCATTCTCGCGATGAAGCCTGAAGTATTGATACTCGATGAGCCGACGACAGGCCTTGACTACTCTAGGAGTATAGCGCTCTTCGAGGCTCTTTCCCAACTCCACAAGTCGGGGAGGACGGTAATAGTGATCACGCACGATACGGATCTGCTAGCTCGTTTCGCCTCGCGAATCCTGGTCTTGAGGGAGGGGGTCGTTGTTAGCGATTCGGCGGCTGAGGATGTGCTTAGCGACGTCGAGTTCCTCAAGTCTCAGGGGTTCATTCCCACGCAGCTTCAATTTCTCGCTTCGAAGCTGAGGGTCGGGCGCCCGACGGTAGAAGCTGTAGCTGAGGCCATCGTCAGCCGTTTCAAGGTAAGGGTATAA
- a CDS encoding carboxypeptidase-like regulatory domain-containing protein — MRAWPVVLVIMLAQLVLAQPIMLVASSGETLTGAVVEVEKLDGERQVFTVGPEGVIVVREVPLGILRVRVISWKGVPIDYRCLVTTLNTTIRVPAIHRFTVNVVGARRQGLADATVRILHEGREIERGVTDASGTYKTLLPAASYTVVAEYGGRAGEQRVEVVGPTEVTLQLDIFGEIGGLPISTGEFMLMIALLALIPLVLFVIAYEYAQWRRKRVLRVVAPAVEKGG, encoded by the coding sequence GTGAGAGCCTGGCCCGTCGTGCTGGTGATCATGCTAGCGCAGCTCGTACTTGCCCAGCCTATAATGCTGGTGGCTTCAAGCGGGGAGACGCTGACCGGGGCTGTCGTTGAAGTTGAGAAGCTAGACGGTGAGCGCCAGGTGTTTACGGTCGGGCCTGAGGGAGTAATAGTAGTGCGAGAAGTCCCGCTGGGGATCCTCAGGGTGAGAGTTATCAGCTGGAAGGGCGTTCCGATCGATTACCGCTGCCTAGTGACGACGCTGAACACGACGATCAGGGTGCCAGCGATCCACCGCTTCACTGTAAACGTTGTTGGAGCTAGAAGGCAGGGGCTCGCCGACGCAACCGTCAGGATCCTTCATGAGGGCCGGGAGATTGAAAGGGGTGTAACAGACGCCTCGGGCACGTACAAGACGCTGCTCCCCGCAGCCAGTTACACCGTAGTGGCCGAGTACGGCGGAAGAGCAGGTGAGCAGAGGGTTGAAGTCGTTGGCCCAACGGAGGTTACACTTCAGCTGGATATTTTCGGCGAAATCGGGGGGTTGCCGATTTCGACTGGGGAGTTTATGCTGATGATTGCGCTGCTCGCGCTGATACCGCTCGTGCTGTTCGTAATCGCCTACGAGTACGCTCAATGGAGGAGGAAAAGGGTTCTACGCGTAGTCGCGCCAGCTGTAGAGAAAGGCGGTTAG
- a CDS encoding ABC transporter ATP-binding protein, which translates to MEHASVIVNKLRAKYAVSSEWILKGVNLTVGRGEMLVLMGPSGCGKSTLLYVLAGLLPWVIPGQVEGTVVIEGRDVVKTGYRGLAGVVGIVYQNPEMQVVTRSVYEELAMTPENLGLPKEEIVQRVEWVVEALDLRRYLDKDPQSLSGGEKQLIAIASALTMKPRVLLLDEPTSMLDHKGTAMVLETVAQLKSEYGLTIIAAEHRVEWAVEVADKIAIMQDGQVVLEGTPDEVYSMVEEVKKYGIRPPGASEVAYELLKRGVRLRVPVRLKDAFEVFAQ; encoded by the coding sequence GTGGAGCATGCTTCCGTGATCGTTAACAAGCTGAGGGCAAAGTACGCCGTCTCGAGTGAATGGATTCTGAAGGGCGTGAACCTAACCGTAGGGAGGGGGGAGATGTTAGTGCTCATGGGACCCAGCGGCTGCGGTAAGAGTACGCTGCTGTACGTGCTAGCGGGGCTTCTCCCATGGGTGATACCGGGTCAGGTGGAGGGCACCGTTGTTATCGAGGGTAGGGATGTCGTAAAAACTGGCTACAGGGGCTTGGCCGGGGTCGTTGGCATCGTGTACCAGAACCCGGAGATGCAGGTTGTGACGCGCTCGGTTTATGAGGAGCTCGCAATGACGCCTGAGAACCTAGGCCTGCCCAAGGAGGAGATCGTTCAGCGCGTGGAGTGGGTGGTCGAAGCCCTAGATTTGCGCAGGTACCTCGACAAGGATCCTCAGTCGCTCTCGGGCGGTGAAAAGCAGCTCATAGCGATAGCTAGCGCTCTAACGATGAAGCCGAGAGTGCTGCTCCTCGACGAGCCAACTTCCATGCTGGATCATAAGGGGACGGCCATGGTTCTCGAAACCGTGGCGCAGCTGAAAAGCGAGTACGGGCTCACAATCATAGCCGCTGAGCACCGGGTGGAGTGGGCGGTTGAAGTGGCCGATAAAATAGCGATCATGCAGGATGGGCAAGTAGTCCTCGAGGGAACCCCTGACGAGGTGTACAGCATGGTGGAGGAAGTCAAGAAGTACGGCATCAGACCGCCAGGGGCCAGTGAGGTTGCTTACGAGCTTCTCAAGAGGGGCGTCCGCCTGCGGGTACCCGTCCGCCTCAAGGACGCCTTCGAGGTGTTCGCCCAATGA
- a CDS encoding DUF4430 domain-containing protein, translating to MASQAQSSGKRRTLGDVLLVVLLAWAVLASALAAFAYMRAENLSSELTALRAALTETESELRALRARVVLVNIAIDYGNGTVRWFNSTPLPTGSTVLKALLAVASRVEYTYGAWGAYVTSIDGVAEKILAANEGYSWLWYIYETGQRKWVLGPVAADQQVLKDGDTVMWRFEHWKF from the coding sequence GTGGCCTCACAAGCTCAGAGCTCGGGTAAGCGCAGAACCTTAGGGGATGTCCTACTTGTCGTACTCCTCGCATGGGCTGTTTTAGCAAGCGCGCTGGCCGCCTTTGCTTACATGAGGGCAGAAAACCTCTCGTCAGAGCTCACCGCACTACGTGCTGCCCTCACGGAGACAGAGTCGGAGCTGCGTGCTCTTCGCGCACGCGTAGTCCTTGTGAACATTGCCATCGATTACGGTAACGGGACTGTAAGGTGGTTCAACTCGACACCCCTTCCCACAGGGTCGACTGTGCTTAAAGCCCTCTTAGCGGTAGCTTCCAGAGTCGAGTACACCTATGGAGCATGGGGGGCCTACGTAACGTCCATCGATGGGGTAGCTGAGAAGATCCTTGCGGCAAACGAGGGCTACTCCTGGCTCTGGTACATCTACGAAACTGGGCAGCGGAAGTGGGTGCTAGGTCCCGTAGCTGCCGACCAGCAGGTTCTGAAGGACGGGGACACAGTTATGTGGAGGTTCGAGCACTGGAAGTTCTAG
- a CDS encoding TIGR00269 family protein, protein MKCRICGSEAVVKLEYANLKLCEEDFIRFFENRVERTVKRYKMLPRGSKVVVGLSGGKDSSSLLHALWRLRDRLGIEVEALTIDLGIAGYSEACLDAAKELCRRLGVPLKVVSLESEYGFTVDDAAKSLRSNACSACGTIKRYLLNRVAREMKAYAIATGHNLDDTLAAVLQALVRGDVDSLARIGPVLPPTGKFVARVKPLIETPESDSKLYADFLDLGYVAAKCPYSRGATSFAYKAAIELLEHEFPSVKLQMLRSFLDKVQPSLGGIEEGRLTECVECGEPTSRQLCRFCRVRIEVLRKKVSSQPTAFMSDS, encoded by the coding sequence GTGAAATGCAGGATTTGCGGCAGTGAAGCTGTAGTTAAACTTGAATACGCCAACCTGAAGTTGTGCGAGGAAGACTTCATCAGATTCTTCGAAAACAGGGTGGAGCGGACCGTTAAGAGATACAAGATGCTGCCGCGAGGCTCGAAGGTCGTCGTTGGGCTCTCAGGAGGAAAGGACAGCTCCTCGCTCTTGCACGCGCTCTGGAGGCTGAGAGATCGGCTCGGCATCGAGGTAGAAGCACTCACGATCGACTTAGGGATCGCCGGCTACAGCGAAGCTTGCCTGGATGCGGCTAAAGAGCTCTGCAGGCGGTTAGGTGTTCCTCTCAAGGTTGTAAGCCTGGAGTCCGAGTACGGCTTTACTGTGGACGATGCTGCCAAATCATTGAGGAGCAACGCATGCTCCGCCTGTGGCACCATCAAGAGGTACCTGCTGAATAGGGTAGCGAGGGAGATGAAGGCGTACGCCATCGCGACCGGCCATAACCTCGACGATACCCTTGCAGCGGTACTCCAAGCCCTCGTAAGGGGCGACGTCGATTCGCTCGCGAGGATCGGACCCGTCCTCCCGCCGACGGGCAAGTTTGTAGCAAGAGTGAAACCCTTGATCGAGACTCCTGAGAGCGACAGCAAGCTCTACGCGGACTTTCTCGATCTCGGCTACGTAGCGGCAAAGTGCCCCTACTCGCGAGGGGCTACGAGCTTCGCGTATAAGGCCGCGATCGAGTTGCTGGAGCATGAGTTCCCCAGCGTGAAGCTCCAGATGCTGAGATCCTTTCTCGATAAGGTTCAACCATCGTTAGGGGGTATCGAAGAAGGCAGGCTCACCGAATGCGTGGAGTGCGGTGAGCCCACTTCGAGGCAGCTCTGTCGATTCTGCCGAGTGAGAATTGAAGTTTTGAGGAAAAAGGTATCATCCCAGCCGACAGCGTTTATGAGCGATTCTTGA